One genomic window of Bartonella sp. HY038 includes the following:
- a CDS encoding CinA family protein, with protein sequence MIDAKIIDELAREVLNICRQQKLLLATVESCTGGMIAAALTDIAGSSDVVECGFVTYSNEAKMSMVGVDQCLLEKYGAVSEPVAIAMAKGALQHSRADISIAVTGIAGPAGGGSEKPVGLVHLAVAFKHFEPLHFKAHFGDIGRRNVRQATVVKALELIIANIRHNTEA encoded by the coding sequence ATGATTGATGCTAAGATTATTGATGAGCTTGCCCGTGAAGTATTAAATATTTGCCGGCAGCAAAAGCTTTTATTGGCAACAGTGGAATCTTGCACTGGTGGAATGATTGCTGCCGCACTTACTGATATCGCCGGTTCATCAGATGTGGTGGAATGCGGTTTTGTTACCTATTCAAATGAAGCTAAAATGAGCATGGTCGGTGTAGATCAATGTTTATTGGAAAAATATGGGGCAGTTTCAGAGCCGGTTGCGATTGCAATGGCAAAGGGCGCTTTGCAGCATAGCAGGGCTGATATTAGTATTGCAGTCACTGGTATTGCTGGCCCCGCTGGCGGAGGAAGTGAAAAGCCAGTTGGTCTTGTCCATTTAGCTGTTGCCTTCAAGCATTTTGAGCCTTTGCATTTTAAGGCGCATTTTGGTGATATCGGGCGTCGCAATGTGCGGCAAGCGACAGTTGTCAAGGCTTTGGAACTTATCATTGCGAATATCAGACACAACACAGAAGCTTGA
- the rirA gene encoding iron-responsive transcriptional regulator RirA produces the protein MRLTKQTNYAIRMLMYCAANEGELSKVPEIAKAYSVSELFLFKILHPLVEAGLMQTVRGRNGGVKLAKPAVEISVADVVRVTEENFAMAECFENDAVECPLVNACGLNATLSKALKAFFDVLSATTIADLQRPQFRSRLGIEQNEESCKMAG, from the coding sequence ATGCGGCTTACAAAACAAACCAATTATGCAATTCGAATGCTTATGTATTGTGCCGCCAATGAAGGTGAGCTTAGTAAAGTACCAGAAATTGCTAAGGCCTATTCAGTTTCTGAATTGTTTTTATTTAAAATTTTGCACCCTCTTGTTGAGGCAGGTTTAATGCAGACTGTACGAGGCCGCAATGGCGGGGTTAAGCTTGCTAAGCCTGCAGTTGAGATTAGCGTTGCAGATGTTGTCAGAGTAACTGAAGAAAATTTTGCTATGGCGGAATGCTTCGAAAATGATGCTGTTGAATGTCCACTCGTCAATGCGTGTGGTTTGAATGCAACTTTGTCAAAGGCATTAAAAGCTTTTTTCGATGTTTTGTCAGCTACAACCATTGCAGATTTGCAGCGTCCACAGTTTAGAAGTCGGTTAGGCATTGAACAAAATGAAGAAAGCTGCAAAATGGCAGGCTGA
- a CDS encoding PAS domain-containing sensor histidine kinase has protein sequence MKGFQIPKLTEEERIQGKALKKRRAAIGIAIIVLALLTAAVSFLVLIGLTPISPDRPVTIVLIFTNVAMIFCLIAVIIHELYPIIKAWRARRAASKLHVRIIALFSLVAALPALVIAIIALVTLNLGLDRWFDVNTRQIVDSSVGFANAYASATLNSLQAASYTMAQQLDNRQLLNLNPVEYKRQMSLQVTGRNLSGAFLLGSKGNIITASEQTEGTNLPIPPEEWILKASTDEPVAFQPGEHDYFGVILKMQNIDNAWLYIAGQVDPNVLDALRLTENNTNRYRDMEANRVTMQIAFAVLYFCLFLIMLLSAIWTAIAVADKLVLPIRLLIGAADDVAAGNMNVLVPVRARDGDVGHLSKTFNYMVAELKNQQNLLISARDQIDERRRFSETVLSGVSAAVIGVDDHADITIINKSAETMVEFKPEEVIGRSLISVHSEIGRVFEVARASAKKIHREQISITHHGRARVFNVQTTMEESEKEAHSWVVTIDDITDLIDAQRSSAWADVARRIAHEIKNPLTPIQLSAERIRRRYGKVITSDREVFDQCVDTIIRQVGDIGRMVDEFASFARMPKPVMATTDLRNALREASFLVEVSRHEIKFERDFGATPLMGSFDNRLIGQAFGNVIKNASEAIDAVSGREGFHGHIFVRSYDKDGSIFVDIIDNGKGLPKDDRQKLLEPYMTTREKGTGLGLAIVRKIVEEHGGYMELHDAPSDFYGGIGAMIRFIFPQIENNHNNKDIDMSSKEEGLK, from the coding sequence ATGAAAGGCTTTCAAATACCTAAATTAACGGAAGAAGAGCGCATCCAAGGAAAAGCACTAAAAAAGCGACGCGCGGCTATCGGCATAGCAATAATAGTGCTTGCCTTATTAACAGCTGCAGTATCATTTCTCGTTTTGATTGGATTAACGCCTATCTCCCCAGACCGTCCGGTCACAATTGTGTTAATCTTTACCAATGTCGCAATGATTTTCTGCTTAATTGCGGTTATTATTCATGAGCTTTATCCAATTATTAAAGCATGGCGGGCACGGCGAGCAGCTTCCAAATTACATGTGCGGATAATTGCACTTTTTTCATTGGTTGCTGCCCTTCCAGCTTTAGTTATTGCGATCATCGCCCTTGTTACACTCAATTTAGGCTTAGATCGTTGGTTTGATGTGAACACTCGGCAGATTGTTGATTCATCGGTAGGTTTTGCCAATGCCTATGCTAGTGCAACATTAAACTCATTACAAGCTGCATCCTATACGATGGCACAGCAATTAGATAATCGACAATTGTTAAACTTAAATCCAGTTGAATATAAACGCCAAATGTCATTGCAAGTAACTGGCCGCAATTTAAGTGGCGCCTTTTTATTGGGAAGTAAGGGTAATATTATTACAGCAAGTGAACAAACTGAAGGTACCAATTTACCAATCCCACCAGAAGAATGGATATTAAAGGCAAGCACCGATGAGCCTGTAGCTTTTCAACCAGGTGAACATGATTATTTCGGCGTTATCTTAAAAATGCAAAATATTGATAATGCATGGCTGTATATTGCTGGACAAGTAGATCCGAACGTATTGGATGCGCTACGTTTAACCGAAAATAATACCAACCGTTATCGTGACATGGAGGCAAATCGTGTCACTATGCAAATTGCCTTTGCGGTTCTTTATTTCTGCCTTTTCCTCATCATGCTGTTATCGGCGATTTGGACAGCAATTGCTGTGGCTGACAAGCTTGTTCTTCCTATCCGCCTCTTAATTGGGGCAGCAGATGATGTTGCTGCAGGCAATATGAATGTTCTTGTACCAGTACGCGCCCGTGATGGTGATGTTGGACATTTATCCAAAACGTTCAATTACATGGTCGCTGAACTTAAAAACCAGCAAAACTTGCTAATTTCAGCCAGAGACCAAATTGATGAGCGGCGACGATTTTCAGAAACAGTTTTATCAGGGGTAAGTGCGGCTGTTATCGGAGTTGACGATCATGCTGACATAACAATTATTAATAAATCTGCGGAGACTATGGTTGAATTCAAGCCTGAAGAGGTTATTGGGCGCAGCTTGATTTCTGTTCACAGCGAAATTGGTCGGGTTTTTGAAGTCGCGCGTGCATCAGCTAAAAAAATTCATCGTGAGCAAATATCTATTACCCATCATGGTAGAGCACGCGTATTTAATGTGCAAACTACAATGGAAGAATCAGAAAAAGAAGCGCATTCATGGGTAGTTACAATTGATGATATTACCGACCTTATCGATGCCCAACGTTCGTCAGCATGGGCAGATGTTGCCCGCCGCATCGCTCATGAGATCAAAAACCCACTAACCCCAATCCAACTTTCAGCAGAGCGAATTCGCCGCCGCTATGGAAAAGTCATCACGAGTGACCGCGAAGTTTTCGATCAATGTGTTGATACAATTATAAGACAAGTTGGCGATATTGGACGCATGGTTGATGAATTTGCCTCTTTTGCGCGCATGCCGAAACCAGTAATGGCAACAACTGATCTACGCAATGCTTTGCGTGAGGCTAGCTTTCTCGTTGAAGTTTCACGGCATGAAATCAAATTTGAACGCGATTTTGGCGCAACCCCATTGATGGGAAGCTTCGACAATCGCCTCATAGGGCAGGCTTTTGGCAACGTTATCAAAAATGCCAGCGAAGCGATTGATGCAGTTTCAGGCCGTGAAGGTTTTCATGGTCATATATTCGTGCGATCTTATGATAAAGATGGTTCTATTTTTGTTGATATTATCGATAATGGTAAAGGATTGCCAAAAGATGACAGGCAAAAATTACTTGAACCTTATATGACAACACGTGAAAAAGGCACTGGCCTTGGCCTTGCAATTGTACGCAAAATCGTCGAAGAACATGGCGGTTATATGGAATTACATGATGCTCCAAGTGATTTTTATGGTGGTATTGGGGCTATGATCCGTTTTATTTTTCCACAAATTGAAAATAACCATAATAATAAAGACATAGACATGTCTTCTAAAGAAGAAGGTTTAAAATAA
- a CDS encoding bifunctional 2-C-methyl-D-erythritol 4-phosphate cytidylyltransferase/2-C-methyl-D-erythritol 2,4-cyclodiphosphate synthase, which produces MSKKVAAIILAAGRGERAGSIGPKQYEDLQGEAVICQTVQKFVDCVDIGQIIIVVHEDDIDLAKAALQRFAQRVELVIGGATRQISTFAGLEYLSSSSPDFVHIHDAARPFVTVQILDNIHQNLSLKNGTIIAIPVSDTLKQVDSNNNIIATIKRDGLFSAQTPQTFPFSLIFDAHKKAHENGQDHFTDDSALAEAYDIPVKVLLGSADNIKITWPEDFSRARQIFVKQQGQSQQKVDNMYPDIRTGNGYDVHCFEAGDHVTLCGVDIPFDKKLSGHSDADVALHALTDALLATRGAGDIGTHFPPSDPQWRGATSHIFVRHAVSIVKQYGGRIANVDITLIAEAPKVGPHRDAMVVALSDMLGITIDRISVKATTNEKLGFIGRGEGIAAIATANVIYSGEVPS; this is translated from the coding sequence ATGTCAAAAAAGGTTGCAGCAATTATTCTTGCTGCTGGTCGCGGTGAACGTGCTGGCAGTATAGGTCCTAAACAATATGAAGATTTGCAAGGCGAAGCAGTTATATGTCAAACCGTGCAAAAGTTTGTCGATTGTGTTGACATTGGGCAAATTATTATTGTTGTTCATGAGGATGATATAGACCTTGCAAAAGCTGCACTTCAGCGCTTTGCACAGCGTGTAGAGTTGGTTATTGGTGGTGCCACACGGCAAATATCCACTTTTGCTGGACTTGAATATTTATCGTCATCTTCACCGGACTTTGTACATATTCATGATGCTGCCCGTCCTTTTGTTACAGTGCAGATTCTTGATAATATTCATCAAAATCTTTCCCTTAAAAATGGCACTATCATTGCAATTCCTGTTTCCGATACTTTGAAACAGGTGGATAGTAATAATAATATTATTGCGACAATTAAGCGAGATGGTCTATTTAGTGCACAGACACCGCAGACCTTTCCTTTTTCCTTGATTTTTGATGCCCATAAGAAAGCTCATGAAAATGGGCAAGATCATTTTACCGATGACTCTGCTCTTGCTGAGGCGTATGATATTCCAGTCAAAGTATTGTTAGGCTCGGCTGATAATATAAAAATAACATGGCCAGAAGATTTTAGTCGCGCTCGACAAATATTTGTAAAGCAACAAGGGCAAAGCCAACAGAAAGTTGATAATATGTATCCCGATATACGTACTGGAAATGGTTATGATGTCCATTGTTTTGAAGCGGGGGATCATGTTACCCTCTGCGGTGTGGATATTCCTTTTGATAAAAAGCTCTCTGGGCACTCAGATGCTGATGTTGCATTGCATGCTTTGACGGATGCTTTATTAGCAACAAGGGGGGCTGGGGATATTGGTACGCATTTTCCACCTTCTGATCCGCAATGGCGCGGGGCTACATCCCATATTTTTGTTCGCCATGCGGTGTCAATTGTTAAGCAATATGGGGGGCGTATTGCCAATGTTGACATTACTTTAATTGCAGAAGCGCCAAAAGTTGGACCACATCGTGATGCTATGGTTGTCGCATTGAGCGACATGCTAGGCATTACCATAGATAGAATATCGGTCAAAGCAACGACAAATGAGAAGCTGGGTTTTATTGGCCGAGGTGAAGGTATTGCTGCAATTGCTACTGCCAATGTTATTTACTCAGGCGAGGTGCCTTCATGA